ACCTAGCCATTCATGTCTATCCATCGTCCGACGGGGTCACCATTCTCATTCACGAATCAAATACAAACACAAGCACGGACTCGAAAAACAGGAACGTAGACACCCTGCAGGAGCAAAATGAAAAACTGCAACTTTTAACCGAAGCGACGACCCACTTATTATATAAAAATGAACCAAAAGAGCTGTTTGACGCCTTGTTTCATGACCTGGCTGAGCACCTGGACTTAGATGTCTATTTCAATTACGTCTATGACTCTTATAACAAAAACCTTAAGCTCACGAACTATGGCGGGATTAACGAATCCGTGGCAAAACAATTGGAATGGCTTGAACTAGGGGAGGCCGTGTGCGGCTGTGTAGCGCAGGACCAAAAGAGAATCAGTATAGAAAATGTGGATACATCCGATGACGCAAGAGTGCAGCTGATTAAAGGCCTGGGGATCAAGGCATATGCTTGTCTTCCATTACTATATTATGGAAGACTGATCGGGACCCTCTCATTCGGCTCAAGGAAACGATCATCTTTTACAGAAATGGAAATCGACCTTATCGATAGGATTTGCCAGCACCTAGCGGCAACCCTTGAACGGACCTGTCTCATCACAGAACTGACAGAGAAAAAGGAAGAAGCGGAAAAGGCCAATCAGGCGAAGACTGAATTCTTGTCGATCATTAGCCATGAATTACGGACACCGTTGAACTCTATTATGGGTTTTGCTCAAATTTTAGAAGCGGACCCAAACGACCCGCTTACGCCAGGTCAACGAGAAAAAGTTCAAAAACTACTAAATTCTAGCCGACATTTGTCGATATTAATAAATGACATTATTGAAATTTCCCGCCTCAATTCTGGCAAACAGCCATTACACATTTATCAAGTGGACATTCCATCCACGATTTCCAAATGTGTAAAAATGATTCGTGCACTCGCGGATAAAAAGAACATTACAATGACAAGTCGGATAGATAGCGACCCGATCGGCACGGTCTACACCGACGAAAAGCGGGTAACCCAAATACTATTAAACCTTTTATCGAATGCAATCAAATACACACCTGACGATGGGCTGGTGATTGTCACTTGCCAGCAGGAGAATACCAACATCAGAATCACAGTGAGCGATACGGGGTTGGGGATTCCGACAGAAGAGCAGGAAAAAATCTTCGAGCCGTTCCATCGGATTTATCACAAGGACCATAATATAGAAGGAGCCGGAATTGGCTTATCGATTGTGAGAAAGTTTGTAACGGAACTAAAAGGCGAAGTGGGCGTAGAGAGTGAACCGGGAAAAGGGAGCCGATTTTGGATCACACTTCCTAATCAACCATAACAGAAGGGGAGAGACAAATGCAGCCGATTCGATGGGTACTGGCAGAGGACCATGAAGATTCAATGGAAATAATCAAGTATTTCATAAACGAAATGCCGGATTTCCAGCTAATCGGCACCTGCACCAATGGAGACGACTTAGTCGATCTGGTCATGCGATTGAAGCCTGACCTTGTCCTAACTGACATTAACATGCCGAAGAAGAACGGAATGCAGGCTGTAAAGGAATGTCTCTTCTTTCATCCAGCCCTTAAGTTGATTTTTCTAACGGGCTTTGATCAATTTGCCATTGAAGCCTTTGAAATCTCAGCGGTCGATTATTTAGTGAAGCCCATTGAAAAAGAACGCTTGCAGTGGGCATTGGAAAAAGCAAAAACGATTCTCCAGTTTGAAAAAGGCCAACTGGCAGCGGAGGACCATTGCATACATATGCTTCATTTAAAGGAACAAAACTCTACGCAGTACATCCCCCTGTCAGACATCTACTTTATTGAAAAAGCAGGCAAGAAGTGCCTGGTCTATACAACTAACGAAATATATGAAACAAGCGAACCGATGAACAAGATTATCAACCGGCTCGATGATACCTTTTATCAGGCCCACCGGTCCAATATCATTAACCTTAGTAAAATCACGCAGATTATGCCGCAGAATGAAACCTATGTGGTCCTCTTTGAGAACTACGATAAACAAGCGAGCCTGTCAAAACTAAGGATCAATGAAGTTCGTGAACGGATGCAGGGGTAAGGTGGAGATATACAAAAAATTCAATATTTGGTAGTCCTCTCAGAAGGGTATAGAGAATTCCCTAAGTTCAAATTTTTGTGAAAAAATGTCGTGAAATGTCCTAATTATGTCGCTTCCTGTCCCTCTTTATTCAAATAGGGGATAAAACCGTACCTCTCGTGTCGATTCATGAATAGACACATACCGGAATACATATTACAGTTAACCCTAAGTATGGATGGATTTAGCGGGAAAGGAGCGAGGTAGGATGAGCAGGTACGATGTGAAAAAGCTACAACTGGTGAAAATGGAACATGTATACCAGCCTATGTGGAATAGTAAGGATAAGACTCTCTTTGGATATGAAGCGTTGCTGAGGTTTCCAGAGGGCTTTGCGGATGAGGGCATTGAGGCATGCTTTGAATGGGCAAGAGAAGCAGGGGTACTTTACGATCTCGATACCCGGTCGATTACGGGTGCGGCAGATAGCTTTCCGCTGTACCAACTGGATAAGGAGCGGTTGTTTATCAATATCTATCCGTCCACCTTGCTCCATCCGCAATTCGAGAAATTTATCGATCAATTTCTCCTGATCTATCCGCAAGCGGCTGGAAAAGTAGTGTTTGAATTAAATGAGACACAATCCGAAGAGGATAGTTGGGAAATCAAAGAACTAAAGGAAAAAGTGCAGCTCCTAAAAGAAAAGGGCTTTTATATAGCCTTAGATGATATTGGAAAAGGCGCGGCGGAATTACAAAAGATCATTGAGCTAGCCCCGGATTATATTAAATTAGATCGCTATTTTTCAATAGATCTGGCAAAGAACAAGGAGAAACAGGAAATGATCTCCCTTTTTGTCCAATATTCCAAGGGGAAAATGGGACTTATTCTAGAAGGGATCGAACATGAATGGGATCTTGAAGCAGCACAGAAGCTGCAAGTACCTGTTGCGCAAGGGTATTTATTGGGTAGGCCGAAGAAATGCCCAACAGAGAGCGTGATTCCTGACTATACTGCATAATATTCTATGTAACAGCAAGCCTATGAGAAGAGGGGGACGGATATGGGAGAGGTCAAGGTAATCATTGTCGACGATGATTCTTCTTCTAGAACTCTTTTATCACATTTTATTCAGCTCGTTCCTGCCTACCATGTGATTGGCGAAGCTGCATCTAGTAAGGAATGTATGGAGTTCATCAAAAAAGAGAAACCAGATCTTGCTTTAGTCGACATTGGGTTACCTGATGTCAATGGCATAGAGACGGTACGGATGTGTAAAAAACTGCATCCCACACTGCAAGTCATTTTCATCACCGGTTATGATGAATACGCGGTCGATGCCTTTGCCCTTTCCGCGGTCGATTATCTCATCAAACCCATTGAGCGGGTCCGGTTATTTATGGCGTTGGAGAAGGCAAGAAAGTCAATTGAGATGATGAAAAGCATTGAAGCAAAGAAGAGTAAGAAAAAAAGAGTCAATAAACTAGCCTTTAAATCAAACCAGTCCTTTGTCTACCTTGCAGCAGACGAAATTCTTTATATTGAAAAAGAAGGTCGAAAGTCAGTGATCCATACGGAAGCGGATCAATTTGAAACGATGGAGTCCCTTCTAGACATGGAGGAGCGATTACCAGACACTTTCTTCAAAACACATCGATCGTATGTAGTGAACTTAAATCAGGTCGCGAAGATCGAGTCATTGGGTGAAACCTATGTGGCCACCTTTTCGCAATCAGAAAAGAGAGCCTACATTTCCAAGCTGAAAATAAATATGGTGCATCGCTTCATGGCGAAGTAGGGGGCTTAGTGAAGAGCCTCTTTTTTCGTGGATTTTCTACAGTTCTTATGAAAATATATGCCAATTCACTAAACCCTCTTCAAATTTCTTACAAATAGGTGTTTAATAGAGTAGTGAAATAAAGCGGTGAAACAAATTTGAAATATTTCTGTCAAAAAACAGTAAATGCTGTCAGAATGTGTGATATAATATTCAATGTTTTGTATCAGGATATTTAGGAGGACGAAATGGAAGAGACTATTAGTTTAAAAGAGTTACTTGAGACGTTGAAAAAGCGATTGCTCCTAATCGTTTCTATAACAGTCATTGCAGGATTAGTCAGTGGAATAGTAAGTTTTTACGTATTAACCCCGATATACCAAGCTTCTACACAGATTCTCGTGAACCAAGCTAAAGGCGACCAGAGCATGTACAATCCTGGTGAAGTTCAAACCAATCTTCAATTAATCAATACCTATAATGTCATTATTACAAGCCCAGCCATCCTAGATATCGTTTCAAAAGAATTGGATTTGGATCTGACGGCTTCTCAATTAAAAGAAAAAATTACTGTCGGTAGTGAAAAGGATTCCCAGGTAGTGAACCTGTCTGTTCAGGATCCAGATGCGAAAGTAGCGGCACAAATTGCAAACAAAACGGCAGAGGTATTCCAAAGCGAAATCTCAAAAATCATGAAAGTAGATAACGTCAGTATTTTAGCAAAAGCAGATGTCTCCGAAAATCCATCTCCAATTAAACCAAGACCATTAGTAAATATCGCGATTGCGATTGTGGTGGGATTAATGGCCGGTGTCGGACTTGCTTTCTTACTAGAGTACTTCAATAACACGATTAAGAATGAACAAGATATCGAAAAAATACTAGGACTTCCGATCTTAGGTGTTATTGCAACCATCGAAGACCAAAAGCTAGAAGAATTAAAGAATAGAAAAGCAACAAGAAATACTGCAGTAAGAGGTGAGACCATTGGCTCTTAAGAAGAAAATCAATCTACCAAGCCTAAGTGCTGGACGTAAGCTAATCACTTCGATTGCTCCAAAGTCCCCAATCTCTGAGCAATATCGTACGGTTCGTACCAATATCCAGTTCTCCTCTATTGACGGAGACATGAGAGTGATGATGGTGACTTCCTCTGGTCCTGGAGAAGGGAAATCTACCACAGCGGCGAACTTAGCCGTTACATTTGCACAACTTGGTAAAAAAGTACTACTAGTGGATGCGGACCTTCGTAAGCCAACCGTACATCATACGTTTTCTTTGGGCAATCAGGTTGGTTTCACTAATGTATTAACAAAGCAAGCTTCACTTGAGAAAGCGGTAGTGGAAACAGAAGAAAAGGATTTATTCGTCTTAACAAGCGGACCCATTCCGCCGAATCCAGCCGAGCTATTAAGCTCAAAATCGATGGAGCATTTTGTCGAAGAAGTGAAAGCGCAATTCGACTATGTGATCTTCGACACGCCGCCATTACTAGCAGTTGCCGATCCACAAATCTTAGCGAATCAATGTGATGGTTCCATTCTTGTGGTTTACAGTGAAAGAACGGAAATGGAAGCAGCAAAGAAGAGTAAAGAACTTCTTGAAAATGCCAAAGGAAAACTTCTTGGAGTAGTGTTAAATCATAAGGAATTAAAAAATAGCGACTATTACTATTACTACGGAACGAAGTAAAAAGAGAACAGGGTGGTAAAAATTACCACCCTATTCTCTTGGATACGACAGTATTCGACAAAATACCACCCTTTCTGTATTTTACAAAAAGTGGTACTATTGTAATGGTCCTAATATACCGGTTAGGGTGTGAGAAAAATGGTAGATTTTCATTGTCATATATTGCCTGGTGTAGATGACGGGGCACAGAATTTGTCGGAAAGCATCGAAATGGCGAAGGTTGCTGCACAGCAAGGAATTCGTACCATTGTGGCTACCCCACATCATAAGAATAATCGCTATGAGAATGACAAGCAAAGTATTCTTACTAGAGTAGAAGAATTAAACCGAGTATTGCGAGATGAGAAGATAGATATAAACGTTCTTCCTGGCCAAGAAGTGAGGATCTACGGTGAATTAGCTGAAGGGTACGACTTGGGAGAAATCCTTCCGGTCAATCATACACAGTATGTACTAGTTGAATTCTCATCCAGTCATGTGCCGAGATACACGGAGACGTTATTTTATGACTTACAAAATAAAGGCCTCATCCCAGTGATTGTTCATCCTGAAAGAAACCAAGAGATTATCGAGAATCCAGAGATTCTGTATAACTTGGTGCAAAAGGGTGCTTTATCACAGGTGACAGCTGGTAGTTTAATAGGGAACTTTGGGAAAAAGATTCAGAAATTTTCCTTCCAACTAGTTGAAGCCAACCTAACCCACTTTATTGCTTCTGATGCACATAATACTAGAAGTCGGACGTTCAAAATGCGAGAAGCATATGACCTCATCCAAGCGAAGTATGGAAATGAACTAGTTTACTTGTTTGAGGAAAATGCGGAGCTGTTAGTGGAAGGTAGTCATGTGTATAAAGAGACACCGGAACGAATTACTAGGAAAAGGTTTTTGGGTCTTTTTTAGTTTTCTTTTGAATGGAGCTTCTTAGAGCTACTATATAAATGATTAAGCCGATGAGAACAAAATGGTTGTATTATACATCTAATTCAGGCGGCATCGCCTGAACGGTGAGGCTACCCTGTCCGTTATCTGTGGGAGCACTCGATCATGCTGTGGGAGGAAGCTTGACCTTCCTATCCTTAGACGCAGGTCGTCAAAAGCTTGGTGTGAGGACGGGTTAGATGCCCGTTTCAATAAAAAAACAATAAATATCTAATGAAAGAATAAGTGTAAAGACACTTGCAATTCCATTAGATATTTATTTTTTTGCTCAAATACCTTTAGTAAATTAAAGAAGTTCTAGAATTAGCTAATATATAGAGTGGAGGAAATTAAAGATGAAAAAGGTTAGAAAAGCAATTATTCCAGCAGCTGGTTTAGGTACAAGATTTTTACCGGCAACAAAAGCGATGCCTAAAGAAATGCTTCCAATAGTGGACAAACCCACAATCCAATACATAGTGGAAGAAGCGGTGGCAGCAGGTATTGAAGATATCATTATTGTAACGGGTAAAGGGAAACGTGCGATTGAAGACCATTTTGATGCAGCATCTGAACTTGAAAGAAACTTAATAGAAAAAGAAAAGTATGATATTTTAGATAAGGTTCAGTACTCTACTAACCTAGCAGATATTCATTACATCCGTCAGAAAGAGCCTAAAGGACTTGGACATGCTGTTTGGTGTGCACGTAACTTTATTGGAAATGAGCCATTTGCTGTTCTTTTAGGTGATGATATTGTACAAAGTAACACTCCATGTTTAAAACAATTAATAAACCACTATGAAGAAACTTTCTCTTCTGTTATTGGTGTTCAAACAGTATCAGAAAATGAAACACATCGCTATGGGATTATTGACCCATCTTCTCAAGAGGGGAGACTCTATCAGGTTAACAACTTCGTAGAGAAACCAAAACCTGGAACAGCGCCTTCAAATCTAGCTATAATGGGCCGTTACATTTTAACACCAGAGATTTTTATGTTTCTTGACCGTCAGGAAAAAGGTGCGGGTGGGGAGATTCAATTAACAGATGCGATTCAAAAACTAAATGAGATACAAAGAGTGTTTGCTTATGATTTTGAAGGCAAAAGATTTGACGTTGGTGAAAAGTTTGGATTTGTAAAGACAACAATTGAATTTGCACTACAGCATGAAGACCTCCATGATGATATGATAGATTACTTGAGAAGCTTAGTTTCCTCATTAGTTACAGAAAAGGTAATGTTATAGAGAGAAGGTAGGGGTCAAGGTTGTCCAATCTAGCAAATCAAGATGTTGCTTATTTAGATAAACAAAAAACTAATGTACATGTAAACAATCGAAAGCCATACCTATTCACAAAAAGATTAGTTGATATCATGGGTGCTTCATGCGGAATTATCTTGTTAAGTTTTCTTTTTGTAGTTATCGGCATTTTAATCAAGATCGAAGACCCCAAAGGAAAAGTTTTCTTCTCACAAAAGCGAGTAGGGTTTAATGGCAAGGAATTTAAAATGTATAAATTCCGGTCGATGGTATCGAATGCAGAAGAAAAACTCTCTGAACTATTAAAGCATAATGAGATATCTGGTGCGATGTTTAAAATGAAGGCTGATCCGAGGATAACTAAAGTAGGGAAGTTTATCAGAAAGACAAGTATTGATGAACTGCCACAGCTTTTTAATGTATTAAAGGGTGAAATGAGTTTAGTTGGCCCGCGTCCGCCGCTTCCAAGAGAAGTTGCTTTATACTCTGATTACGATAAGCAGCGTTTGATGGTGACGCCAGGCTGTACAGGGCTTTGGCAAGTGAGCGGAAGAAATAGTGTTGGATTTGAGGATATGGTAGAACTTGATCTTGAATATATCCGCAAATGCTCATTATATTTTGATTTGAAAATTATTTTAAAAACGCTCTTGGTATTATTTGGTTCTAGAGATGCATTCTAGAAATGACCATAGTATTGAAACAACTGTGAAAAGGTTCTTTTTGTCCAAGAAAAAGTCTGTTTAAAATGTGAAAAAGTCTAGAAGCTAGCCCACTCATCTTAATGAGATGAGTGGGCTGCTGTTAAAGATCACAAATAATCCGCAGTTAACGCCTGTGATTGGATGAACCAAACTTTTTCCCATATGAATGAAGTGAAGAATATTGCGGTTTTGCCAAAGTATAGGGATTTGACGGAAACAGAAAATTAGGTCGTTTTCTGGTGGGCTTGGTCTGTATAATTAATTCCTGTGACATGGAGCATGTTATCTGAGGAAGCACTTAAGAGCTAAGTATTGAATGTGAAGTAAAGATATAGTAAGTACGGAAAAGGAGGAAATTATGAAAGTTTGCTTGGTAGGTTCATCTGGGGGACATCTGACGCATTTGTATATGCTCAAACCTTTCTGGCAGGAAAAAGAGCGGTTCTGGGTGACCTTTGATAAGGAAGATGCCAGAAGCTTATTGAAAGGTGAAAAAATGTATTCTTGCTATTACCCTACAAACCGTAGCCTGAAGGCGCTAATTATCAACACTTGCCTGGCCATAAAAGTGATATTGAAGGAAAAACCGGATTTGATTATCTCATCGGGGGCAGCTGTTGCAGTTCCTTTCTTTTACCTTGGCAAGCTGTTGGGGGCAAAGTTGATATATGTTGAGGTGTTCGACCGAATTGATAAAGCCACCGTGACCGGAAAGATGGTCTATCCCATTGTGGACAAGTTTGTTGTTGAGTGGGAAGAAATGAAAATGGTCTATCCCAAAGCTGTCAACCTCGGGAGTATCTTCTAAGAGTGGGTAGGAGTGTGTTTTTAT
The window above is part of the Bacillus sp. SORGH_AS_0510 genome. Proteins encoded here:
- a CDS encoding CpsD/CapB family tyrosine-protein kinase — its product is MALKKKINLPSLSAGRKLITSIAPKSPISEQYRTVRTNIQFSSIDGDMRVMMVTSSGPGEGKSTTAANLAVTFAQLGKKVLLVDADLRKPTVHHTFSLGNQVGFTNVLTKQASLEKAVVETEEKDLFVLTSGPIPPNPAELLSSKSMEHFVEEVKAQFDYVIFDTPPLLAVADPQILANQCDGSILVVYSERTEMEAAKKSKELLENAKGKLLGVVLNHKELKNSDYYYYYGTK
- a CDS encoding YveK family protein translates to MEETISLKELLETLKKRLLLIVSITVIAGLVSGIVSFYVLTPIYQASTQILVNQAKGDQSMYNPGEVQTNLQLINTYNVIITSPAILDIVSKELDLDLTASQLKEKITVGSEKDSQVVNLSVQDPDAKVAAQIANKTAEVFQSEISKIMKVDNVSILAKADVSENPSPIKPRPLVNIAIAIVVGLMAGVGLAFLLEYFNNTIKNEQDIEKILGLPILGVIATIEDQKLEELKNRKATRNTAVRGETIGS
- a CDS encoding ATP-binding protein; this encodes MPQPTNYNHPALSTFERITDGIISLDVNGQIIYINQPAVKLLKINESNPVGQPLNQLVHSTLAQALLDQERTTPFQMELQDKNLAIHVYPSSDGVTILIHESNTNTSTDSKNRNVDTLQEQNEKLQLLTEATTHLLYKNEPKELFDALFHDLAEHLDLDVYFNYVYDSYNKNLKLTNYGGINESVAKQLEWLELGEAVCGCVAQDQKRISIENVDTSDDARVQLIKGLGIKAYACLPLLYYGRLIGTLSFGSRKRSSFTEMEIDLIDRICQHLAATLERTCLITELTEKKEEAEKANQAKTEFLSIISHELRTPLNSIMGFAQILEADPNDPLTPGQREKVQKLLNSSRHLSILINDIIEISRLNSGKQPLHIYQVDIPSTISKCVKMIRALADKKNITMTSRIDSDPIGTVYTDEKRVTQILLNLLSNAIKYTPDDGLVIVTCQQENTNIRITVSDTGLGIPTEEQEKIFEPFHRIYHKDHNIEGAGIGLSIVRKFVTELKGEVGVESEPGKGSRFWITLPNQP
- a CDS encoding sugar transferase, producing the protein MSNLANQDVAYLDKQKTNVHVNNRKPYLFTKRLVDIMGASCGIILLSFLFVVIGILIKIEDPKGKVFFSQKRVGFNGKEFKMYKFRSMVSNAEEKLSELLKHNEISGAMFKMKADPRITKVGKFIRKTSIDELPQLFNVLKGEMSLVGPRPPLPREVALYSDYDKQRLMVTPGCTGLWQVSGRNSVGFEDMVELDLEYIRKCSLYFDLKIILKTLLVLFGSRDAF
- a CDS encoding EAL domain-containing protein; its protein translation is MSRYDVKKLQLVKMEHVYQPMWNSKDKTLFGYEALLRFPEGFADEGIEACFEWAREAGVLYDLDTRSITGAADSFPLYQLDKERLFINIYPSTLLHPQFEKFIDQFLLIYPQAAGKVVFELNETQSEEDSWEIKELKEKVQLLKEKGFYIALDDIGKGAAELQKIIELAPDYIKLDRYFSIDLAKNKEKQEMISLFVQYSKGKMGLILEGIEHEWDLEAAQKLQVPVAQGYLLGRPKKCPTESVIPDYTA
- a CDS encoding tyrosine-protein phosphatase gives rise to the protein MVDFHCHILPGVDDGAQNLSESIEMAKVAAQQGIRTIVATPHHKNNRYENDKQSILTRVEELNRVLRDEKIDINVLPGQEVRIYGELAEGYDLGEILPVNHTQYVLVEFSSSHVPRYTETLFYDLQNKGLIPVIVHPERNQEIIENPEILYNLVQKGALSQVTAGSLIGNFGKKIQKFSFQLVEANLTHFIASDAHNTRSRTFKMREAYDLIQAKYGNELVYLFEENAELLVEGSHVYKETPERITRKRFLGLF
- the pssD gene encoding PssD/Cps14F family polysaccharide biosynthesis glycosyltransferase, coding for MKVCLVGSSGGHLTHLYMLKPFWQEKERFWVTFDKEDARSLLKGEKMYSCYYPTNRSLKALIINTCLAIKVILKEKPDLIISSGAAVAVPFFYLGKLLGAKLIYVEVFDRIDKATVTGKMVYPIVDKFVVEWEEMKMVYPKAVNLGSIF
- a CDS encoding LytTR family DNA-binding domain-containing protein, encoding MQPIRWVLAEDHEDSMEIIKYFINEMPDFQLIGTCTNGDDLVDLVMRLKPDLVLTDINMPKKNGMQAVKECLFFHPALKLIFLTGFDQFAIEAFEISAVDYLVKPIEKERLQWALEKAKTILQFEKGQLAAEDHCIHMLHLKEQNSTQYIPLSDIYFIEKAGKKCLVYTTNEIYETSEPMNKIINRLDDTFYQAHRSNIINLSKITQIMPQNETYVVLFENYDKQASLSKLRINEVRERMQG
- the galU gene encoding UTP--glucose-1-phosphate uridylyltransferase GalU — its product is MKKVRKAIIPAAGLGTRFLPATKAMPKEMLPIVDKPTIQYIVEEAVAAGIEDIIIVTGKGKRAIEDHFDAASELERNLIEKEKYDILDKVQYSTNLADIHYIRQKEPKGLGHAVWCARNFIGNEPFAVLLGDDIVQSNTPCLKQLINHYEETFSSVIGVQTVSENETHRYGIIDPSSQEGRLYQVNNFVEKPKPGTAPSNLAIMGRYILTPEIFMFLDRQEKGAGGEIQLTDAIQKLNEIQRVFAYDFEGKRFDVGEKFGFVKTTIEFALQHEDLHDDMIDYLRSLVSSLVTEKVML
- a CDS encoding LytTR family DNA-binding domain-containing protein; amino-acid sequence: MGEVKVIIVDDDSSSRTLLSHFIQLVPAYHVIGEAASSKECMEFIKKEKPDLALVDIGLPDVNGIETVRMCKKLHPTLQVIFITGYDEYAVDAFALSAVDYLIKPIERVRLFMALEKARKSIEMMKSIEAKKSKKKRVNKLAFKSNQSFVYLAADEILYIEKEGRKSVIHTEADQFETMESLLDMEERLPDTFFKTHRSYVVNLNQVAKIESLGETYVATFSQSEKRAYISKLKINMVHRFMAK